One genomic segment of Spiroplasma endosymbiont of Poecilobothrus nobilitatus includes these proteins:
- a CDS encoding F0F1 ATP synthase subunit epsilon, which translates to MANQISLKIITPQGVIVNRLVDIITVKTITGYMGILYGHIPLVSTIVSSEMTYKVNNKEYKLSIAGGILQVEQEFVKILADEVEPIS; encoded by the coding sequence ATGGCGAATCAAATTAGTTTAAAAATTATTACACCACAGGGTGTCATTGTTAATCGCTTAGTTGATATTATAACAGTGAAAACAATTACGGGATATATGGGTATTTTGTATGGTCATATTCCTCTTGTTTCAACAATTGTTTCATCTGAAATGACATATAAAGTTAATAATAAAGAATATAAATTAAGTATTGCTGGTGGAATTTTGCAAGTTGAACAAGAATTTGTTAAAATTCTTGCTGATGAAGTTGAACCTATTAGTTAG
- a CDS encoding IS1/IS1595 family N-terminal zinc-binding domain-containing protein, translated as MEKIIEELINSLRDDQFLEFHEKVKKEAELIKKQKRLNEIDQKFRDKGIKCPNCQSFYCVKNGHNPEGKQKYLCKKCRASFDAFRDHFTYWSHLNYE; from the coding sequence ATGGAAAAAATAATTGAAGAATTAATAAATAGTTTAAGAGATGATCAATTTTTAGAATTTCATGAAAAAGTCAAAAAAGAAGCGGAATTAATTAAAAAACAAAAACGCTTAAATGAAATTGATCAAAAATTTAGGGATAAAGGTATTAAATGTCCTAATTGTCAATCTTTTTATTGTGTTAAAAATGGTCATAATCCTGAAGGAAAACAAAAATATTTATGCAAAAAATGTCGTGCTAGTTTTGATGCTTTTCGTGATCATTTTACGTATTGAAGTCATTTAAATTATGAATAG
- a CDS encoding Cof-type HAD-IIB family hydrolase: protein MIVCDIDGTLVTDKDKKIPTINIEALKKAQARGILVTIASGRVPSSLSDYATTLGILEHCPYVIGANGGTVLNLKTKEYVYDEIISYQDTLWAMNIVREFGHDFYLAPLNEQEAYVSKSSIIKDDLFLFRNTDIKAIVLEWNEIPQMRKVVISCHDEKKQNWLRQQIAVSKTLRTEVTGYGFIEIIPKNVNKWQGILKLIEVLKHKENHHLDSDEIMCFGDQMNDYEMIKNSKYGIALANATPQLKEVAFAVAAKDNNAAGIADYLYKTILK, encoded by the coding sequence ATGATTGTGTGTGATATTGATGGAACATTAGTAACTGATAAAGATAAAAAGATTCCAACTATAAATATTGAGGCTTTAAAAAAGGCCCAAGCAAGGGGTATTTTAGTAACGATTGCTTCAGGGCGGGTTCCTAGTAGTTTATCTGATTATGCAACAACATTAGGAATCCTTGAACATTGCCCGTATGTTATTGGTGCTAATGGTGGGACTGTTTTAAATTTAAAAACAAAAGAATATGTCTATGATGAAATAATTTCATATCAAGATACATTATGAGCAATGAATATTGTCCGAGAATTTGGTCATGATTTTTATTTAGCACCACTCAATGAACAAGAAGCTTATGTTTCAAAGTCAAGCATTATTAAGGATGATCTTTTTTTATTTCGTAATACTGACATTAAAGCAATTGTTTTAGAATGAAATGAAATTCCGCAAATGCGTAAGGTTGTAATTTCTTGCCATGATGAGAAAAAACAAAATTGGTTACGACAACAAATTGCGGTTAGTAAAACATTAAGGACAGAAGTTACAGGGTATGGGTTTATTGAAATTATTCCTAAAAATGTTAATAAATGACAGGGAATTTTAAAATTAATTGAAGTACTTAAACATAAAGAAAATCACCATCTTGATTCAGATGAAATTATGTGTTTTGGTGATCAAATGAATGACTATGAGATGATTAAAAATTCAAAATATGGAATTGCATTAGCCAATGCTACACCGCAATTAAAAGAAGTTGCTTTTGCAGTAGCTGCAAAAGATAATAATGCGGCAGGAATTGCTGATTATCTTTATAAGACAATATTAAAATAG
- the atpD gene encoding F0F1 ATP synthase subunit beta produces MDKNGKVVQVLGPVVDVRFTEEYLPELYNAITVNNNGTKLVLEVVQHIGDDTVRAISLGPTEGMVRGMDVIDTKAPITVPVGEEVLGRMFNVLGEAIDEKPQPKTKIMRPIHREAPSYEEQQTTAAILETGIKVVDLLVPFAKGGKIGLFGGAGVGKTVLVQELINNVAKSHGGISVFAGVGERTREGNDLYYEMIEAGVIDKTALVFGQMNETPGARMRVALTGLTIAEYFRDDKNQDVLLFIDNIFRFTQAGSEVSALLGRMPSAVGYQPTLATEMGALQERITSTKKGSITSVQAVYVPADDLTDPAPATTFVHLDAKVVLDREIASLGIYPAVDPLGSSSRLLDPLVVGEEHYEVARGVQEILQKFKELQSIIAILGMDELSDEDKLAVARARKIRNFLSQPFFVAEKFSGKTGKYVPVVETIRAFREILAGKYDDVPEQAFLYVGTIDEVVKAAEALKHN; encoded by the coding sequence ATGGATAAAAATGGAAAAGTAGTACAGGTGTTAGGACCTGTTGTTGATGTACGGTTTACGGAAGAATATTTGCCTGAATTATATAATGCTATTACGGTTAATAATAATGGAACAAAGTTAGTTTTAGAAGTTGTTCAACATATTGGTGATGACACCGTACGGGCAATTTCCTTAGGACCAACAGAAGGAATGGTTCGGGGAATGGATGTGATTGATACAAAAGCGCCAATTACAGTTCCGGTTGGCGAAGAGGTTTTAGGACGTATGTTTAATGTTCTTGGAGAAGCAATTGATGAAAAACCACAGCCAAAGACAAAGATAATGCGTCCAATTCACCGTGAAGCACCATCATATGAAGAACAACAAACAACAGCTGCAATTTTAGAAACAGGAATTAAAGTTGTTGATTTATTAGTTCCCTTTGCAAAGGGGGGAAAAATTGGTTTGTTTGGTGGTGCTGGAGTAGGAAAAACAGTACTAGTGCAAGAATTAATTAATAATGTGGCAAAATCACATGGAGGAATTTCTGTCTTTGCTGGTGTTGGTGAACGAACACGAGAAGGTAATGATTTATATTATGAAATGATTGAAGCTGGTGTTATTGATAAAACAGCTTTGGTTTTTGGTCAAATGAATGAAACACCAGGAGCTCGTATGCGAGTTGCTTTAACTGGATTAACAATTGCTGAATATTTCCGTGATGATAAAAACCAAGATGTTTTATTATTTATTGATAATATTTTCCGTTTTACCCAAGCTGGTTCTGAAGTATCAGCCTTATTGGGGCGGATGCCATCAGCAGTTGGTTATCAGCCAACATTAGCAACCGAAATGGGGGCATTACAAGAACGAATTACCTCAACAAAAAAAGGAAGTATTACTTCTGTCCAAGCAGTATATGTGCCAGCGGATGATTTAACTGATCCAGCTCCTGCAACAACATTTGTTCATTTAGACGCCAAGGTTGTCTTAGACCGCGAAATTGCATCATTAGGAATTTATCCGGCAGTTGACCCACTAGGAAGTTCGTCTCGATTATTAGACCCATTAGTGGTTGGCGAAGAACATTATGAAGTAGCACGAGGAGTACAAGAAATCCTACAAAAGTTTAAAGAATTACAATCAATTATCGCCATTTTAGGAATGGATGAATTATCAGATGAAGATAAATTAGCTGTTGCAAGAGCACGAAAAATTCGCAACTTTTTATCACAACCATTTTTTGTAGCTGAAAAGTTTTCTGGAAAAACAGGAAAATATGTACCTGTGGTAGAAACAATTCGTGCTTTTAGAGAAATATTAGCAGGAAAATATGATGATGTACCAGAACAAGCATTCTTATATGTTGGAACAATTGATGAGGTTGTTAAAGCCGCTGAAGCTTTAAAGCATAATTAA
- the atpG gene encoding ATP synthase F1 subunit gamma produces the protein MAVGTGLKKQITSITSTSKIIQAMKLIATAKLKKVGKRISNSKPYFAEVYTVFNDIISKTDDSIYQKKDGTKASKRTCWIVVNSNLGLCGGYNININKFVLQQLRKSDCIIAIGSKAETFYAHKGYEIMQTRKDIDINFSYDDAREFAQEILSGFNGNTYDEIKIAYTKFINNVTFEPTILQLLPIIKVTQHEEPKHINVITEFEPDPATILENAVPMYLNTILFSSIVESQVSEQASRRVAMENATDNANTMLEKLSLLYNRKRQAAITQEITEIVAGGAGAQEN, from the coding sequence ATGGCAGTCGGAACAGGTTTAAAAAAACAAATTACTTCAATTACTTCAACATCTAAAATAATACAAGCAATGAAATTGATAGCGACAGCAAAATTAAAAAAAGTTGGTAAACGAATTTCTAATTCAAAACCATATTTTGCTGAAGTTTATACTGTTTTTAATGACATTATTAGTAAAACAGATGATTCAATTTACCAAAAAAAAGATGGTACAAAAGCTAGTAAACGTACTTGTTGAATCGTTGTTAATTCAAATTTAGGTTTATGTGGTGGTTATAATATTAATATTAATAAGTTTGTGTTACAACAATTACGAAAAAGTGATTGTATTATTGCAATCGGTTCTAAAGCAGAAACATTTTATGCTCATAAAGGTTATGAAATTATGCAAACAAGAAAAGATATTGATATTAATTTTTCTTATGATGATGCACGTGAGTTTGCACAAGAAATTTTATCTGGTTTTAATGGAAATACTTATGATGAAATTAAAATTGCTTATACAAAATTTATTAATAATGTAACTTTTGAACCAACAATTTTACAATTGTTACCAATTATTAAGGTAACGCAACATGAAGAACCAAAACACATTAATGTTATTACCGAATTTGAACCAGATCCAGCAACGATTTTAGAAAATGCGGTGCCAATGTATTTAAATACCATTTTATTTTCATCAATCGTTGAATCACAGGTTTCAGAACAAGCATCACGGCGAGTAGCAATGGAAAATGCAACAGATAATGCAAATACGATGTTAGAAAAATTATCGTTATTATATAACCGCAAGCGCCAAGCAGCAATTACACAGGAAATTACAGAAATTGTTGCTGGGGGGGCTGGCGCGCAAGAAAATTAA
- the secG gene encoding preprotein translocase subunit SecG, with protein MNLSSMMFLAIEPQLANTIIYVFEIIALIVSIIMIIIGLLQNKKAQTGLSALNGGNDELFANSKERGLDQTLSIFMLAFGSTLLIITLLINLLTKVIL; from the coding sequence ATGAACCTATCAAGTATGATGTTTTTAGCAATTGAACCACAATTAGCCAATACAATTATTTATGTTTTTGAAATAATTGCTTTAATTGTATCAATTATTATGATTATTATTGGTTTATTACAAAACAAAAAAGCACAAACAGGATTAAGTGCTTTAAATGGTGGTAATGATGAATTATTTGCTAATAGTAAAGAACGTGGGTTAGATCAAACATTATCTATTTTTATGTTAGCATTTGGTTCAACATTATTAATTATTACATTATTGATAAATTTATTAACGAAAGTTATATTGTAA
- a CDS encoding DDE-type integrase/transposase/recombinase produces MVLIIVAYPHIWKGEKYYQSTIIDGYTKEIVDVKWSKYNYNKLVMDNLNDAINKIKLIKKDLNGIIIHSDHGYQYTSTIYHDKCLSNGIIISMGKKYHCADNIVIESFHLLLKKATIHNKIYNSHEENIQDVIKWNTWYSNRKEKDIIKKIVNTFY; encoded by the coding sequence ATGGTCCTAATAATTGTAGCCTATCCACATATTTGAAAAGGAGAAAAATATTATCAATCAACAATTATTGATGGATATACTAAAGAAATAGTTGATGTAAAGTGATCTAAATATAATTACAATAAATTAGTAATGGATAATTTAAATGATGCAATTAATAAAATAAAATTAATAAAAAAAGATCTGAATGGAATAATAATTCACTCAGATCACGGATATCAATATACATCCACTATTTATCACGATAAATGTTTATCTAACGGTATTATAATTTCAATGGGGAAAAAATACCACTGTGCAGATAATATTGTTATAGAAAGTTTTCATTTATTACTTAAGAAAGCTACAATCCATAATAAAATATATAATTCACATGAAGAAAATATACAAGATGTTATAAAATGAAATACATGATATTCAAATCGTAAAGAAAAAGATATAATTAAAAAAATAGTAAATACTTTTTATTAG
- a CDS encoding HAD family hydrolase, whose protein sequence is MLKINGNQIKLIVTDVDGTLITDEKELPTIVQNKLLALQAKGIAVSIASGRMPLGFDNYTRELKIKDYCQYVIGANGALVYDAKNNKSVYSNLMPISVLVIVIDILIKYQCDFTISYQDDDNLYCAGEKLLEIKSKPGAFLDGMKQAKPFCSDDIKIANKIVAKHSFKMMFQEMYTALKQVLNINVEPLSEYGCDIVHGNSNKGQAILHLIDILNQRQGREIKLENVLYFGDNYNDRFVFEILPYAIAMEHSPTPILNLAYDVASSNNTGGIYHYLSNLEKNN, encoded by the coding sequence ATGTTAAAAATTAATGGTAATCAAATTAAATTAATTGTTACTGATGTTGATGGCACATTGATTACTGATGAGAAAGAATTACCAACTATTGTTCAAAATAAATTGCTTGCATTGCAAGCAAAAGGGATTGCTGTATCAATTGCATCAGGACGAATGCCTCTTGGTTTTGATAATTACACAAGAGAATTAAAAATTAAGGATTATTGTCAATATGTTATTGGCGCTAATGGTGCTTTAGTGTATGATGCTAAAAACAATAAGTCAGTTTATAGTAATTTAATGCCAATTTCGGTTTTAGTTATTGTAATTGATATTTTAATAAAATATCAATGTGATTTTACAATTTCGTATCAAGATGATGATAATTTATATTGTGCTGGTGAAAAATTATTAGAAATTAAATCAAAACCGGGTGCATTTTTAGATGGGATGAAACAAGCAAAACCATTTTGCTCTGATGATATTAAAATAGCCAATAAAATTGTTGCAAAGCATTCATTTAAAATGATGTTTCAAGAAATGTATACAGCTTTAAAACAAGTTTTAAATATTAATGTTGAACCACTATCTGAATATGGATGTGATATTGTACATGGTAATTCAAATAAAGGGCAAGCAATTTTACATTTAATTGATATTTTAAATCAAAGGCAAGGACGAGAAATTAAATTAGAAAATGTTTTATATTTTGGTGATAATTATAATGACCGTTTTGTGTTTGAAATTTTACCTTATGCAATTGCAATGGAACATAGTCCAACTCCGATTTTAAATTTAGCATACGATGTAGCTAGCAGCAATAATACCGGAGGAATTTATCATTATTTAAGCAACCTTGAAAAAAATAATTAA